The following are encoded together in the Acinetobacter radioresistens DSM 6976 = NBRC 102413 = CIP 103788 genome:
- a CDS encoding UvrD-helicase domain-containing protein, with amino-acid sequence MNEPQAISEYPIADMYFSGLHLIEASAGTGKTYTLSSLIVRILIEKYLPNQIIATTFTRAAAAELKSRIRSRLVEAYQYFNDCQDLTEIEMLHKAEQEKDPLYQVLCKQFSTQVGYVCERLKLVIDQLDELFVSTLDSFSQKLLREFAFESGKIERAQLTEDAKAYSQQIVHDILREWIQAQPQPLIDYLLLSKQLKNTDGYLAIVENSLNFSSAQFMPVAAPVMDLEQFEAELDLLLKLDLSLVEGLADYYRADGQHNSIVGKKWRTEQLMETTLCQNLPDFIKALHTQRSYALFAAHWTDIFKCITDLATKKVLNKCAAEVLEYFENHQIIQGLRRFCECVANLKTDLSRLDTYLQFYISQEVRKRLPQLLQQRGETTFSQQIRTLAEALQGEQGQRFAVYVQARYPLIVVDEFQDTNQDQDNMLASIWRHPQRHQHSCMIMVGDPKQAIYGFRGGDMLTYIKARQDVLIKQGKLYTLRQNHRSVPELVEVVDALFQREVNFGEEVIYTPIQAGARQHPPLTDRQRKNYCPLRWVQLSDKNKEAEQVAWKIRQLLNHGIAKELLFDESGGQRPLNENDIAILSKNHDGLDKAQYALESLGIRVNRPSKRSVFDCQVARDVGALLTAIMHPYDEGKVKRALLSRLLDFNLQSLVELEQRTDGLSSFIHKFDDIRELWLERGFLSAWQYCLQHFQVWQKLVAIASKDNERAVVNLRHLTEVLSQHSEIYPGAKNLYYWYFKQLQSPSEREWELERRLSNEAGVQLMTIHQSKGLEFKVVFLLGADKAFKEMNKTLNFSTVEQLNPVTGQLEKQRVIAVADKNLLDENAVNQHQERAAAENRRLWYVALTRASHRVYAMLQDTEGKAKDSLAFWRNRTEPFVHRHCMDEPLLEQLPAKVSASSVSKQISVQALNLPQQRFYPRAKTSFSYLAQHLKTRKIFDPLANEVKRPESAEDELHVVDKVYLPATQPLSWIKQNFPMGTVAGNFLHEIFEHIDFQEPADWILEIRRRFKNDYSGLWNELRDKYQRDFPEQAEDEQLLLNWLAEWLQQVLATPLHAGFKLKQLQPEQHLAEFPFCLALSDHVLAIQRIHQLFAEYGIDMPELNPAESARYLNGSIDLVYFDGHQYHIADYKSNFLGSDQSDYNHASIRASMSHSSYWLQAGLYLVALHRYLSIQMQNYEISRDLGGASYLYLRGMNGQPDHGVYHWKPSTEFILRLDALLGYFIEDKMSKIA; translated from the coding sequence ATGAATGAGCCACAGGCTATTTCGGAATATCCGATTGCTGATATGTATTTCTCTGGCCTGCATCTGATTGAGGCCTCGGCTGGCACAGGAAAAACTTATACCCTGTCTAGCCTGATAGTGCGTATTCTCATTGAGAAATATCTTCCCAACCAGATTATTGCCACCACTTTTACCCGAGCAGCGGCAGCTGAACTAAAAAGCCGGATTCGTAGCCGTTTGGTAGAAGCCTATCAATATTTTAATGATTGTCAGGATTTGACAGAAATTGAAATGTTGCATAAGGCGGAACAGGAAAAAGATCCCCTGTATCAGGTGCTCTGTAAACAATTTTCGACACAGGTTGGTTATGTCTGCGAACGACTTAAACTGGTCATAGACCAGCTGGATGAACTGTTTGTCAGTACGCTGGACAGTTTTAGCCAAAAATTGCTGCGTGAGTTTGCCTTTGAAAGTGGCAAAATTGAACGGGCACAGTTAACTGAAGATGCTAAGGCCTATAGTCAGCAAATCGTCCATGACATTTTAAGAGAGTGGATTCAAGCTCAGCCGCAGCCCTTGATTGACTATTTACTGTTAAGCAAACAGCTCAAAAATACTGACGGTTATCTGGCGATTGTAGAAAACAGCCTGAATTTCTCTTCAGCCCAGTTTATGCCTGTTGCCGCACCAGTCATGGATTTGGAACAGTTTGAAGCGGAGCTGGATCTCTTGTTAAAACTGGATCTGTCTTTAGTAGAAGGGCTAGCCGATTATTATCGGGCAGATGGACAGCACAATAGTATAGTCGGAAAAAAATGGCGGACTGAGCAGTTAATGGAAACAACGCTGTGTCAGAATCTGCCAGATTTTATTAAGGCTTTACATACCCAGCGTTCTTATGCCTTATTTGCAGCACACTGGACCGATATCTTTAAGTGTATTACAGATCTGGCCACAAAAAAGGTTCTAAATAAATGTGCTGCCGAGGTGCTGGAATACTTTGAAAATCATCAGATTATCCAGGGTCTGCGCCGGTTTTGCGAATGTGTAGCCAATTTAAAAACTGATCTTTCCCGGTTAGATACCTATTTACAGTTTTATATTAGTCAGGAAGTGCGTAAGCGCCTTCCACAATTACTGCAGCAGCGTGGGGAAACCACATTTTCACAGCAAATCCGGACTTTGGCTGAGGCTTTGCAGGGTGAACAAGGTCAGCGTTTTGCAGTGTATGTCCAAGCCCGTTATCCCCTGATTGTGGTCGACGAATTTCAGGATACCAATCAGGATCAAGATAATATGCTGGCCAGTATCTGGCGGCATCCACAGCGACATCAGCACAGCTGTATGATTATGGTCGGTGATCCAAAACAGGCAATTTATGGTTTCCGGGGCGGAGACATGCTGACTTATATCAAGGCCCGGCAGGATGTTTTAATCAAACAGGGTAAACTCTATACCTTAAGACAAAACCACCGTTCAGTTCCTGAACTGGTAGAAGTGGTCGATGCGCTATTTCAACGTGAAGTCAACTTTGGTGAAGAGGTTATTTATACCCCGATTCAGGCAGGAGCACGTCAGCATCCGCCTTTGACCGACCGGCAGCGTAAAAACTACTGTCCACTACGCTGGGTCCAGCTTAGTGATAAAAACAAAGAGGCCGAACAGGTTGCCTGGAAGATTCGTCAATTATTAAATCATGGTATAGCCAAAGAGTTGTTATTTGACGAGTCGGGCGGTCAGCGTCCTCTGAATGAAAATGATATTGCTATCCTGTCCAAGAATCATGATGGGCTAGACAAAGCCCAGTATGCTTTAGAGTCTTTAGGTATCCGGGTTAACCGGCCTTCTAAGCGTAGCGTATTTGACTGCCAAGTGGCCCGTGATGTTGGAGCACTGTTGACGGCTATCATGCATCCGTATGATGAGGGTAAGGTTAAACGGGCTTTACTGAGCCGGTTACTCGATTTTAATTTGCAAAGTCTGGTCGAGCTGGAGCAGCGCACTGATGGTTTGAGCAGTTTTATACACAAGTTTGATGATATCCGTGAATTATGGCTGGAACGTGGTTTCCTGAGTGCCTGGCAGTACTGTCTGCAACATTTTCAGGTCTGGCAGAAACTGGTAGCCATTGCCAGTAAAGATAACGAAAGGGCTGTAGTAAATCTGCGGCATTTAACCGAAGTACTGAGCCAGCATAGCGAAATTTATCCGGGTGCCAAGAATCTGTATTATTGGTATTTTAAACAGTTACAGTCACCAAGCGAGCGAGAATGGGAACTGGAACGACGCCTGTCTAATGAAGCAGGTGTACAACTGATGACCATTCACCAGTCAAAGGGACTGGAATTTAAGGTGGTATTTTTGCTGGGTGCTGACAAAGCATTTAAGGAAATGAATAAAACCCTGAATTTCTCTACGGTTGAGCAGTTAAACCCTGTAACAGGTCAGCTTGAAAAGCAGCGGGTTATTGCGGTAGCAGACAAAAACCTGCTAGATGAAAATGCAGTAAACCAGCATCAGGAACGTGCAGCAGCAGAAAACCGCCGTCTCTGGTATGTGGCCTTAACCCGCGCCAGTCACCGTGTTTATGCCATGCTGCAAGATACTGAAGGTAAAGCCAAGGACAGCCTGGCTTTCTGGCGTAATCGGACAGAGCCTTTTGTACATCGTCACTGCATGGATGAGCCGCTTCTAGAGCAGCTACCGGCAAAAGTTTCTGCCAGTTCGGTCTCAAAGCAAATCAGTGTCCAAGCCTTGAATCTGCCCCAGCAGCGTTTTTATCCTCGGGCCAAAACCAGCTTTAGCTATCTGGCGCAGCATCTCAAAACTAGAAAAATCTTTGATCCGCTTGCAAATGAAGTAAAGCGACCAGAAAGTGCCGAAGACGAGTTGCATGTAGTAGATAAAGTGTACTTACCGGCAACCCAGCCCTTAAGCTGGATCAAACAGAACTTTCCAATGGGTACTGTTGCTGGTAATTTCCTGCATGAGATTTTTGAGCATATTGATTTTCAGGAGCCGGCAGACTGGATACTGGAAATCCGCCGCCGTTTTAAAAATGATTATAGTGGACTGTGGAATGAATTACGGGACAAATATCAGCGGGATTTTCCCGAACAGGCAGAAGATGAACAGCTACTGTTAAACTGGCTGGCAGAGTGGCTCCAACAGGTACTTGCCACCCCATTACACGCAGGTTTTAAGTTAAAGCAGTTACAACCGGAACAGCATTTGGCTGAATTTCCGTTTTGTCTGGCACTTTCAGATCATGTACTGGCAATTCAGCGAATTCACCAGCTGTTTGCTGAATACGGGATTGATATGCCTGAACTAAATCCTGCCGAATCCGCGCGTTATCTGAATGGTTCCATCGATCTGGTTTATTTTGATGGTCATCAGTATCATATTGCCGATTATAAGAGTAATTTTCTGGGTAGTGATCAGTCAGACTATAATCATGCCTCAATCCGAGCCAGTATGTCACATTCAAGTTATTGGTTACAGGCTGGTCTTTATCTGGTTGCACTGCATCGTTATCTGAGTATACAGATGCAAAATTACGAGATCAGCCGGGATCTGGGCGGAGCAAGCTATCTCTATCTGCGTGGCATGAACGGTCAACCGGATCATGGCGTGTATCACTGGAAACCCAGTACAGAATTTATCCTGCGACTTGATGCTTTATTAGGTTATTTTATTGAAGATAAAATGAGTAAAATTGCTTAA
- the recD gene encoding exodeoxyribonuclease V subunit alpha translates to MENKQLHENSQQQWISTWSSFITQAPFHAGEKHENATNIIVQVLEALQQGNSCIEATEDQVKVLNNLVGFEQQEHLPVAPFIFDGSSLYLYRYWNLETRLAKQIERLWQQQIPPVDLTAYSGLLQDKYQKSALTMVAGKILSIITGGPGTGKTYTLARIIAVLNQAIPDIRIAMAAPTGKAAQRMQEALRYSFQDPKLLESGLITQSLQMQTTQTIHRLLGLGQNQQPRFHSRQPLPYDVIVIDEASMLDLELATLLFEAIPDHCRLILLGDAQQLASVEVGSVLADLQQIPALAEHRVHLVNSRRFTEDALIGKMAKFIQQFQAGKPHTEILDYFQQQIVPADQLSAITLSHDMQDQVQLEFLPASAQSLNWTEFYEKLMQGYLPYLKALKNYLQAEETSEDTVKPLVQAFDHYRLLAATRHGALGLEKLNQYAKQWLNQALKTIAVGDWYIGRPVMMTYNDYQLGLSNGDIGICVRHREHPDQFEVYFPSLNKWVAATRLPKNIETAFALTIHKSQGSEFTHTAVVLDQTAKNLLSQELIYTAITRAKKVVSLLVDTEAFVQSLTVKTTRKSGLVSKINRKLSL, encoded by the coding sequence GTGGAAAATAAACAGCTTCATGAAAACTCCCAACAGCAATGGATCAGTACATGGAGCAGTTTTATTACACAGGCCCCTTTTCATGCGGGTGAAAAACATGAAAATGCTACTAATATAATTGTCCAGGTTCTCGAGGCTCTTCAGCAGGGCAATAGCTGTATTGAAGCCACCGAGGATCAGGTCAAGGTTTTAAATAATCTGGTAGGATTTGAGCAGCAGGAGCACTTGCCGGTTGCGCCATTTATATTTGATGGTAGCTCATTATACTTGTACCGCTACTGGAACTTGGAAACCCGACTGGCAAAGCAGATTGAACGCCTGTGGCAGCAGCAGATTCCTCCGGTTGACCTGACTGCCTATTCTGGGCTGTTACAAGATAAATATCAGAAATCTGCTCTGACAATGGTTGCCGGAAAAATACTGAGTATTATTACTGGCGGACCGGGAACAGGCAAAACCTATACACTGGCACGTATTATCGCGGTTCTTAACCAGGCTATTCCCGATATCCGTATTGCTATGGCAGCGCCTACGGGAAAGGCTGCCCAGCGTATGCAGGAAGCACTACGTTATTCTTTTCAAGATCCCAAATTACTGGAATCTGGTTTGATCACACAGAGCCTGCAAATGCAGACTACTCAAACCATTCACCGGCTGCTTGGGCTGGGTCAAAACCAGCAACCGCGTTTTCATAGCCGGCAGCCGTTACCTTATGATGTTATCGTTATTGATGAAGCTTCCATGCTTGACCTGGAGCTCGCGACCTTACTATTTGAAGCTATACCAGATCACTGCCGGCTTATTTTACTTGGAGATGCTCAGCAGTTAGCCTCAGTTGAAGTAGGCTCGGTTCTTGCTGACCTGCAACAGATTCCTGCCTTGGCGGAACACCGGGTCCATCTGGTAAATAGCCGTCGTTTTACAGAAGATGCACTTATTGGAAAAATGGCCAAGTTTATCCAGCAGTTTCAAGCTGGAAAACCTCATACAGAGATTCTGGATTATTTCCAGCAACAGATTGTACCGGCTGACCAACTTTCAGCTATTACATTAAGTCATGATATGCAGGATCAGGTACAACTTGAATTCTTGCCTGCTTCAGCTCAAAGCCTGAATTGGACAGAATTCTATGAAAAACTGATGCAGGGTTATTTACCTTATCTTAAAGCACTTAAAAATTATTTACAGGCAGAAGAAACTTCTGAGGATACAGTCAAACCTCTGGTTCAGGCATTTGACCATTACCGACTGCTTGCAGCTACCCGACACGGGGCATTAGGGCTTGAGAAACTTAATCAGTATGCTAAACAATGGCTGAATCAGGCTTTGAAAACAATTGCAGTAGGTGACTGGTATATTGGCCGTCCAGTTATGATGACCTATAACGACTATCAGCTGGGGCTTTCAAATGGTGATATCGGTATCTGTGTTCGACATCGGGAGCATCCTGACCAGTTTGAAGTTTATTTTCCCAGTCTGAACAAATGGGTGGCTGCTACACGGCTACCTAAAAATATTGAAACAGCATTTGCGCTGACTATTCATAAGTCACAAGGCTCAGAATTTACTCATACCGCAGTTGTATTAGACCAGACAGCGAAAAACTTGTTAAGTCAGGAACTGATTTATACAGCCATTACTCGAGCTAAGAAAGTAGTGAGCTTACTGGTAGACACGGAAGCATTTGTCCAGTCTTTAACAGTAAAAACCACCCGTAAAAGTGGATTGGTTAGTAAAATTAATAGAAAACTAAGTTTGTGA
- the rpsO gene encoding 30S ribosomal protein S15, producing the protein MALTNQDRAEIVAKFARAENDTGSPEVQVALLTAQINDLQTHFKAHKHDHHSRRGLIRMVNQRRKLLDYLKGKDTTRYSDLIAALGLRR; encoded by the coding sequence ATGGCTTTAACAAATCAAGATCGCGCAGAGATTGTTGCTAAATTTGCTCGTGCTGAAAACGACACAGGTTCACCGGAAGTTCAAGTAGCTTTGCTGACTGCTCAAATCAATGATTTACAGACTCACTTCAAAGCTCATAAACATGACCATCACAGCCGTCGTGGTCTGATCCGTATGGTTAACCAGCGTCGTAAGCTACTTGATTACCTTAAAGGTAAAGACACTACACGTTATAGCGATTTGATTGCTGCTCTAGGTCTGCGCCGTTAA
- the pnp gene encoding polyribonucleotide nucleotidyltransferase: MFNIVRKEFQFGQHQVVLETGRVARQANSVLITMGGVSVLVAVVAQPTAKAGQDFFPLTVNYQEKQYAAGRIPGGYGKREGRASEAETLISRLIDRPIRPLFPEGYYNEIQVTATVVSSDKTMDADIAAMLGTSAALSIAGTPFRGPIAGARVGLINGEYILNPNHEQLKESDLDLVVAGTETAVLMVESEAKELSEDQMLGAVLFGHDEMQIAIQAIKEFAAAAGATESTWVAPTKNDALLEQLKTAFEAKISEAYTIAVKQERYAALDALHAEAIAQFVPENDETGIADEVNELFEELKYRTVRDNILSGKPRIDGRDTKTVRALDVQVGVLERAHGSALFTRGETQALVTATLGNTRDALMVDTLSGTKTDNFMLHYNFPAYSVGETGRESGPKRREIGHGRLARRGVQAVLPPVDRFPYVLRVVSDITESNGSSSMASVCGASLALMDAGVPLKAPVAGIAMGLVKEGERFAVLSDILGDEDHLGDMDFKVAGSANGITALQMDIKIEGITEEIMEVALNQAFTGRMHILNEMNKVISRARPEISMHAPTFAVITINPDKIRDVIGKGGATIRQITEETKAAIDIEDNGTVRVFGETKAAANAAIAKIQALTAEVEPGKIYDGKVIRIVEFGAFVNIMPGTDGLLHISQISNERIANVTDVLKEGQEVKVQVADVDNRGRIKLTMKDIEQTSN; encoded by the coding sequence ATGTTTAACATTGTCCGTAAAGAATTTCAATTTGGTCAGCATCAGGTTGTACTGGAAACTGGCCGTGTAGCACGTCAGGCGAATTCCGTGCTGATCACTATGGGTGGTGTTTCTGTACTGGTTGCTGTAGTTGCTCAACCGACTGCCAAAGCTGGTCAGGACTTTTTTCCACTGACTGTAAACTATCAAGAAAAACAATATGCTGCTGGTCGTATCCCGGGCGGCTACGGTAAACGCGAAGGCCGTGCATCTGAAGCTGAAACTCTGATCTCACGTCTGATCGACCGTCCAATTCGTCCATTGTTTCCAGAAGGTTACTACAACGAAATTCAGGTAACTGCGACCGTTGTTTCTTCTGACAAGACCATGGATGCCGATATCGCTGCTATGCTGGGTACTTCAGCTGCGTTGTCAATCGCTGGTACACCATTTCGTGGCCCAATCGCTGGCGCACGTGTTGGTTTAATTAATGGCGAATATATTCTTAACCCGAACCATGAACAGTTAAAAGAAAGTGATCTTGATCTCGTGGTTGCTGGTACTGAAACTGCGGTACTGATGGTGGAGTCTGAAGCCAAAGAGCTTTCAGAAGACCAGATGCTGGGTGCAGTACTCTTCGGTCATGATGAAATGCAGATTGCTATTCAGGCAATTAAAGAATTTGCAGCAGCAGCAGGCGCGACTGAGTCAACCTGGGTTGCACCTACTAAAAATGATGCACTGCTTGAACAGCTAAAAACTGCTTTTGAAGCTAAAATCTCTGAAGCATATACAATTGCTGTAAAACAGGAGCGTTATGCAGCTCTTGATGCCTTACATGCTGAAGCTATTGCACAGTTTGTTCCTGAAAATGACGAGACTGGTATTGCTGATGAAGTAAACGAACTGTTCGAAGAGCTGAAATATCGTACCGTACGTGACAATATCCTGTCAGGTAAACCACGTATCGATGGTCGTGACACTAAGACTGTACGTGCACTTGATGTACAGGTTGGCGTACTGGAACGTGCTCACGGTTCAGCATTGTTTACCCGTGGTGAAACTCAGGCTCTGGTTACTGCAACACTGGGTAATACCCGTGATGCGTTGATGGTTGATACACTGTCAGGGACCAAAACTGACAACTTCATGCTGCACTATAATTTCCCGGCGTATTCAGTAGGTGAGACTGGCCGTGAATCTGGTCCTAAACGTCGTGAAATTGGTCACGGACGTCTGGCGCGTCGTGGTGTACAGGCTGTACTTCCACCGGTTGACCGCTTCCCGTATGTTCTACGTGTAGTATCTGATATTACCGAGTCAAACGGTTCATCTTCTATGGCTTCTGTCTGTGGTGCTTCACTTGCACTGATGGATGCAGGCGTACCATTAAAAGCTCCAGTTGCAGGTATTGCAATGGGTCTGGTTAAAGAAGGAGAGCGTTTCGCCGTACTTTCTGACATCTTGGGTGATGAAGATCATCTGGGTGACATGGACTTTAAAGTAGCCGGTTCTGCTAATGGTATTACTGCCCTTCAGATGGATATTAAAATCGAAGGTATTACTGAAGAGATCATGGAAGTTGCCCTGAATCAGGCATTTACTGGTCGTATGCATATTTTGAATGAAATGAATAAAGTCATTTCTCGTGCTCGTCCTGAAATTAGTATGCATGCCCCAACATTTGCTGTGATTACAATTAATCCAGACAAGATTCGTGATGTTATTGGTAAGGGCGGCGCGACAATTCGTCAGATTACTGAAGAAACTAAAGCTGCAATTGATATTGAAGATAATGGTACCGTTCGTGTTTTCGGTGAAACTAAAGCTGCTGCGAACGCTGCAATTGCCAAGATTCAGGCCCTAACTGCTGAGGTTGAGCCAGGCAAGATCTACGACGGTAAAGTTATCCGTATTGTTGAATTTGGTGCATTTGTAAATATCATGCCAGGTACTGATGGTCTGTTACATATTTCACAAATTTCAAATGAGCGTATTGCTAACGTGACTGATGTTCTTAAAGAAGGTCAGGAAGTGAAAGTTCAGGTTGCTGATGTAGATAACCGTGGCCGTATTAAACTGACGATGAAAGATATTGAACAAACTTCTAACTAA
- a CDS encoding magnesium transporter CorA family protein, translated as MQVYYFYRHLSEQCIFVSHQPEEGHELEFIWIDSTRDDVINHVKDWQNKIHELSQLSLSEYHVKDILNVEHPCTFDSTEEYNLLILRKLVTPDDQIKNIDLGLEPQESAFGLATTPVSFIFNPDLLITVREKGNTILEVFIHRLQASLSCNIDDPGKPQKLATSPFDLALRLLCSIIDNYLDIRMPLTRRVEYWQRELLQGRKRFKQWHQLFQEMTLFQQIENLCEEQIEAMQEIRDEIVQNYHHLMGEDLVDPQDILLIRLDDLTGHIERVQKHTTRLRNSIQSAINLHFSAISNQTNENMRILAIITTVFAPLTLLTGVYGMNFEYMPGLSVENGFWLMLVAMLFCTVLLIYLFYRRHLLGRGERSILDLLAQQHHQRNVNLSWLLDEERYHSAQQQRKRARFKLRKSVD; from the coding sequence ATGCAGGTTTATTATTTCTATCGACATCTGAGCGAACAGTGTATTTTTGTGAGTCATCAACCCGAAGAAGGCCACGAGCTTGAGTTTATCTGGATTGATTCGACCCGTGACGATGTAATTAATCATGTTAAAGACTGGCAGAATAAAATTCATGAGCTTTCACAGCTGTCCCTGTCTGAATATCATGTCAAAGATATTTTAAACGTAGAGCATCCATGTACTTTCGATAGTACTGAAGAATACAATTTACTGATCCTTAGAAAACTGGTTACGCCAGATGACCAGATCAAAAATATTGATCTTGGACTGGAACCGCAGGAAAGTGCTTTTGGTCTGGCTACCACGCCAGTCAGTTTTATTTTTAACCCTGATCTATTAATTACAGTGCGGGAAAAAGGCAATACTATACTGGAAGTCTTTATCCACCGGCTTCAGGCCAGCCTCAGTTGCAATATTGATGATCCTGGAAAACCACAAAAACTCGCTACCTCTCCTTTTGATCTGGCATTACGTCTTTTATGTAGCATTATCGATAACTATCTCGATATCCGAATGCCATTAACACGGCGGGTTGAATACTGGCAGCGTGAGTTGCTGCAGGGCAGAAAACGTTTCAAACAGTGGCATCAATTATTTCAGGAAATGACTCTATTTCAGCAAATTGAAAATCTCTGTGAAGAACAGATTGAGGCTATGCAGGAAATCCGTGATGAAATTGTTCAGAACTATCATCATCTAATGGGAGAAGATCTGGTTGATCCTCAGGATATCCTGTTGATTCGACTGGATGATCTAACTGGCCATATTGAACGGGTACAAAAGCATACTACCCGGCTTCGAAACTCCATACAAAGTGCCATTAACCTACATTTCTCTGCTATTTCCAACCAGACCAATGAAAATATGCGGATTCTGGCGATTATTACAACTGTTTTTGCGCCTTTGACCTTATTAACCGGTGTTTATGGAATGAACTTTGAATATATGCCGGGACTCAGTGTAGAGAACGGGTTTTGGCTCATGCTGGTAGCTATGCTATTTTGCACAGTTTTGCTCATTTATCTATTTTACCGGCGACATTTGCTGGGACGGGGAGAGCGCAGTATTCTGGATCTGCTGGCTCAGCAGCATCATCAGCGTAATGTAAACCTGTCCTGGTTACTCGATGAAGAAAGGTATCATTCAGCACAGCAGCAGAGAAAACGGGCCAGATTTAAATTACGTAAATCGGTCGATTAA
- a CDS encoding chaperone modulator CbpM, protein MAIIHYREVVYQGQHDSEIIDEQSMLDLEHFAQVCGQSQEWVLELLEYDILPVRSQQSSYQFLGEDVARARKAYRLQRDFNASLSAVAVMLDLIDEVQHLRKQIGLFKPK, encoded by the coding sequence ATGGCGATTATTCATTACCGTGAAGTTGTATATCAGGGCCAACATGACTCTGAAATTATTGACGAACAATCTATGCTAGATCTTGAACATTTTGCTCAAGTGTGTGGACAGAGTCAGGAATGGGTATTAGAATTGCTCGAATACGATATTTTACCAGTACGCTCTCAGCAATCTTCATATCAGTTTCTGGGCGAAGATGTAGCTCGTGCCCGGAAGGCTTACCGTTTACAGCGTGATTTTAATGCCAGTTTATCTGCAGTTGCAGTAATGCTAGATCTGATTGATGAAGTTCAGCATTTACGCAAACAGATTGGTTTATTTAAACCCAAATAG
- a CDS encoding DnaJ C-terminal domain-containing protein: MEKNYYEQLGISRDASPEEIKKSYRKLARKYHPDVSKEADAEAQMQAINVAYDTLSDPKKKAEYDQMLDHPQGFSGFNQNAGQGGFDGSRFYRQGFSQGDASDFNGFEDLFGRFGTGFGGGHYQYQREPRSYRGEDQHAKIEIDVEVGYQGATQNITLQIPTVNAYGEPEVQRKTLQVKIPKGMKEGQQIRLSGQGQLGINGGENGDLYIEIQYRDTDRIRVDGTDVYYTVNVTPWEAALGKAITVNTPADSLNVNLPKNAQSGQQLRLKDKGIPNKTPGHLYLILNIVVPPATTAQQQQAYESLAEAFVSYQPRAY; this comes from the coding sequence ATGGAAAAAAATTATTATGAACAATTGGGTATCTCACGAGATGCCAGTCCTGAAGAAATCAAGAAAAGTTATCGAAAACTGGCCCGTAAATATCATCCTGATGTCAGTAAAGAAGCAGATGCGGAAGCACAGATGCAGGCCATTAATGTTGCCTATGATACGTTAAGTGATCCGAAAAAAAAGGCTGAATATGACCAGATGCTGGATCATCCACAAGGCTTCTCTGGCTTTAATCAGAATGCAGGTCAGGGTGGCTTTGATGGCAGCCGTTTCTATCGGCAAGGTTTTTCTCAAGGAGATGCTTCAGATTTTAATGGTTTTGAAGACCTTTTTGGTCGTTTCGGTACAGGATTTGGTGGAGGCCACTATCAGTATCAGCGCGAGCCTCGTAGTTATCGTGGTGAAGACCAGCACGCCAAGATCGAAATTGATGTAGAAGTCGGCTATCAGGGAGCGACTCAAAATATCACTTTGCAGATTCCGACTGTAAATGCATATGGGGAACCAGAGGTACAGCGCAAAACCTTACAGGTTAAAATACCTAAAGGTATGAAAGAAGGCCAGCAAATCCGCCTAAGCGGTCAAGGTCAGCTCGGTATTAATGGCGGCGAGAATGGCGATTTATATATTGAAATACAGTATCGCGATACTGACCGAATCAGGGTAGATGGTACGGATGTTTATTATACCGTCAATGTTACTCCCTGGGAGGCTGCACTAGGCAAAGCGATTACCGTAAATACACCAGCCGATTCATTGAATGTAAACCTGCCTAAAAATGCCCAGTCTGGCCAACAACTTCGCCTGAAGGATAAGGGAATTCCAAATAAAACACCGGGCCATCTTTATCTTATCCTGAACATTGTAGTGCCACCGGCAACCACTGCACAGCAACAGCAGGCTTATGAATCTCTGGCTGAAGCATTCGTATCTTATCAGCCTCGCGCTTATTAA
- a CDS encoding DUF2147 domain-containing protein, with the protein MKKLLSCMAAGIFFTTISTLSFASADPLVGKWKTVDDRTGYSRADVMVKKNADGTYTGTIVETRAVPGRPKMEICENCPGDLKGKPFIGLPFIYNFKQNPNNPYEYIDGRVLDPIGGKIYKGKAKVNANGKHLTLRGYVGVSVVGRSVTWVKY; encoded by the coding sequence ATGAAGAAACTATTGTCCTGCATGGCTGCGGGGATCTTTTTTACAACGATCAGCACTTTAAGTTTTGCAAGCGCTGATCCTTTAGTCGGTAAATGGAAAACGGTAGATGACCGGACGGGCTATTCCCGCGCTGATGTAATGGTCAAGAAAAATGCAGATGGTACTTATACCGGCACAATCGTAGAAACTCGTGCAGTACCTGGCCGCCCAAAAATGGAAATATGTGAAAACTGTCCAGGTGATTTAAAAGGTAAGCCTTTTATTGGCCTTCCCTTTATTTATAACTTTAAACAGAATCCAAATAATCCATATGAATACATTGATGGTCGTGTACTTGATCCGATCGGAGGAAAAATTTATAAGGGTAAGGCCAAGGTCAATGCAAATGGCAAACACCTCACGCTAAGAGGCTACGTAGGTGTATCCGTCGTAGGCCGTAGTGTGACTTGGGTTAAATACTAG